Proteins encoded by one window of Rubrobacter indicoceani:
- a CDS encoding HAD-IA family hydrolase: MSVLFFDCDGVLADTERHGHLPAFNKTFEDFGLPVRWSDEDYAELVRIGGGKERMATLFADRELVEKADLPTDPQGQKETLLEWHKRKTAAYKDLVFSGAMPARPGIDRIVDEAIEAGWILAVASTSAEESVRAVLEHAVGKEKARHFSVFGGDVVPAKKPDPAIYTLALERTGANPDETIVVEDSRNGLLAAVGAGLRCLVTVSSYTQEEDMSEAILVVSSLGDPGEPARVLANRSPAKPGEYITLGDLEACLRAPSIRG, encoded by the coding sequence GTGAGCGTGCTGTTCTTTGACTGCGACGGGGTGTTGGCCGATACAGAGCGTCACGGTCACCTGCCAGCCTTCAACAAAACCTTTGAAGACTTCGGGCTGCCGGTGCGCTGGTCCGACGAGGACTACGCCGAGCTGGTCAGGATAGGGGGCGGCAAGGAGCGCATGGCGACCCTGTTCGCCGACCGGGAGCTTGTCGAGAAGGCCGACTTGCCCACCGACCCGCAGGGTCAGAAAGAGACCCTGCTTGAGTGGCACAAGCGCAAGACCGCTGCCTACAAGGATCTGGTCTTTTCCGGTGCGATGCCCGCACGGCCCGGCATCGACCGCATCGTGGACGAGGCTATCGAGGCCGGCTGGATTCTGGCGGTCGCTTCGACGTCGGCCGAGGAGTCGGTGAGGGCCGTGCTGGAACACGCCGTAGGCAAAGAGAAGGCGCGCCATTTCTCGGTCTTCGGCGGAGACGTCGTGCCGGCCAAAAAGCCCGACCCGGCGATCTACACGCTGGCACTGGAGCGCACCGGCGCAAACCCGGACGAGACCATCGTCGTAGAGGACTCGCGTAACGGACTGCTCGCGGCGGTGGGCGCGGGTCTGCGCTGTCTGGTGACGGTCAGCAGCTATACGCAGGAGGAAGACATGAGCGAGGCCATCCTTGTGGTTTCGAGCCTCGGAGACCCGGGGGAGCCTGCGCGGGTTCTGGCGAATCGAAGCCCGGCCAAGCCAGGGGAGTACATAACTTTGGGGGATCTCGAAGCGTGTCTGCGGGCACCTTCGATTCGGGGATAG
- the dhaL gene encoding dihydroxyacetone kinase subunit DhaL: MGHSGMQNTELVVKTIAQTAMDNEKYFCELDAAAGDGDFGYSLARGFGKLLEDWDNMERSDPGTFLKKSGMTITSRIGGTSGPIWGTGFLKAGMVLGDKENPTPDDVVAALRSAIDGIKQRGNADVGDKTLLDALVPAVDRLEESLKNGSDPSDALEAAAKQARESAEATKGMVAQRGRASYTGDRSRESVDAGAIGVAVMAEQISKAWKEAH, translated from the coding sequence ATGGGTCACTCAGGTATGCAGAACACCGAGTTGGTGGTGAAGACCATCGCCCAGACGGCGATGGATAACGAGAAATACTTCTGCGAGCTGGACGCGGCGGCCGGGGACGGAGACTTCGGGTACTCGCTCGCGCGCGGCTTCGGGAAGCTGCTCGAAGACTGGGACAACATGGAACGCTCCGACCCCGGCACGTTTCTGAAGAAGTCGGGGATGACGATCACCAGCCGCATCGGCGGTACCTCCGGACCGATCTGGGGAACGGGCTTCCTGAAGGCCGGCATGGTTCTCGGCGACAAGGAGAACCCCACGCCCGACGACGTGGTCGCCGCCCTGCGCTCCGCCATCGACGGTATCAAGCAGCGGGGCAACGCCGACGTTGGCGACAAGACCCTGCTCGATGCCCTGGTGCCGGCGGTGGACAGGCTGGAGGAGTCCCTCAAGAACGGCTCGGACCCCTCGGATGCTCTGGAGGCGGCGGCAAAGCAGGCTCGCGAGAGCGCCGAGGCGACAAAGGGCATGGTCGCCCAGCGCGGTCGGGCCTCGTATACGGGGGACCGGAGCCGCGAATCCGTGGACGCCGGGGCGATAGGCGTCGCGGTTATGGCCGAGCAGATTAGCAAAGCGTGGAAGGAGGCCCATTGA
- the dhaK gene encoding dihydroxyacetone kinase subunit DhaK, with protein MKKFVNDPLQFVPEMLKGIALANPGKLKYVPEYNLIMRADAPNDDRVSIIQGSGSGHEPAHVMTVGPGMLDAACPGDVFAAPPMDYVYETTKLLKSSKGVIHIINNYTGDKMAFDMGREMAEADGIEVGTVVVDDDVSVKDSTFTVGRRGVAGNFFVMKALGAGSERGDSLQDLVALGNKVNSVTRSMGMALTSCTPPAKGSPLFELGPDEVEIGIGIHGEPGRRRDTMRSANEIVDELLEAVVSDLPYESGDEVALMINGLGGTPISELYLLYGRAHEGLAERGINVWRSYVGEYCTSLEMAGCSLTLVKLDDEIKEVLAAPAEIAVRTF; from the coding sequence TTGAAGAAGTTCGTCAATGACCCGTTGCAGTTTGTACCCGAGATGCTCAAAGGCATAGCCCTCGCCAACCCCGGCAAGCTCAAGTACGTGCCCGAGTACAACCTGATCATGCGCGCCGACGCCCCGAACGATGACCGGGTGTCGATCATCCAGGGTTCCGGCTCCGGGCACGAGCCGGCGCACGTCATGACCGTTGGCCCCGGCATGCTCGACGCGGCCTGCCCGGGCGACGTTTTCGCCGCCCCGCCGATGGATTACGTCTATGAGACGACCAAGCTCCTCAAAAGCTCCAAGGGCGTCATCCACATTATCAACAACTACACCGGCGACAAGATGGCTTTCGACATGGGCCGCGAGATGGCCGAGGCAGATGGCATAGAGGTCGGCACGGTCGTTGTGGACGACGACGTCTCCGTGAAGGACTCGACCTTCACCGTCGGCCGCCGCGGTGTGGCCGGCAACTTCTTTGTGATGAAGGCTCTTGGGGCCGGTTCAGAGCGGGGCGACAGCCTGCAGGACCTCGTGGCCCTGGGCAACAAGGTCAACTCCGTTACCCGCTCTATGGGGATGGCGCTCACGAGCTGCACGCCGCCGGCGAAAGGCTCTCCGCTCTTCGAACTCGGGCCTGATGAGGTCGAGATCGGCATCGGCATCCACGGCGAGCCGGGCCGCAGGCGTGACACGATGAGAAGTGCGAACGAGATCGTGGACGAACTGCTCGAAGCGGTCGTGAGCGATCTGCCCTACGAGTCCGGTGACGAAGTAGCGTTGATGATCAACGGCCTCGGCGGAACCCCGATCTCAGAGCTTTACCTGCTCTACGGGCGCGCCCACGAAGGGCTCGCCGAGCGCGGCATCAACGTCTGGCGCAGCTACGTCGGCGAGTACTGCACCTCGCTGGAGATGGCCGGCTGCTCCCTGACCCTCGTGAAGCTCGACGACGAGATCAAAGAGGTGCTTGCAGCCCCGGCCGAGATAGCCGTTCGCACGTTCTAG
- a CDS encoding GlcG/HbpS family heme-binding protein: MADPRVKDTITLEEAKRVIEAAEKKATEIGQPMDIAVVDAGGNLKAHHRMDEAHVGSITISINKAYTAIAFQGETAGLQEPTRPDGPIYGLSDAHGGRLVVFPGGIPLVRDGAIVGAIGVSTGTIEEDQEVAEAGVAAF, encoded by the coding sequence ATGGCGGATCCCAGGGTCAAGGACACCATCACGCTCGAGGAAGCCAAGAGGGTGATCGAGGCGGCCGAGAAGAAGGCGACCGAGATCGGGCAACCGATGGACATCGCGGTGGTGGACGCGGGCGGCAACCTCAAGGCTCACCACCGCATGGACGAAGCACACGTGGGGAGCATCACCATCTCCATAAACAAGGCGTACACGGCGATCGCCTTCCAGGGCGAGACCGCCGGCCTGCAGGAGCCGACCCGCCCGGACGGGCCGATCTACGGCCTCTCCGACGCTCACGGCGGACGCCTCGTCGTCTTCCCCGGCGGCATCCCGCTGGTGCGCGACGGTGCCATCGTCGGTGCTATCGGCGTATCGACCGGAACCATTGAAGAGGATCAGGAAGTTGCCGAAGCCGGCGTAGCAGCCTTCTAG
- a CDS encoding M20 family metallopeptidase — protein MSKLLQYLTERRNDILGDVEDFVTRESPSDDKARMDAFCEFLAGYAKGFGGEVEVIPVKERGNHLRITWGDHSDGEKPILLVGHFDTVWPVGSFGKDPFRIEDGVAYGPGVFDMKGGLVQGFWAIRALRELTDFDRPVVFFCNSDEEVHSFYSRDLIEKEARNARAALVLESSNGGNMTTSRKGVGVYDVEVTGRESHAGSNPFKGVSAVDELARHVLELHSNTDAETGTTVNVGTISGGTRVNVIAGKAKAKVNLRVMDEVEAGRMDAVIRNLKPHHPEALVEVSGGIVRPPMLRSPDVTALYEKAREIATSELGFDALGETKSGGGSDGSFCADVGTPTLDGLGAVGQGAHATHEQIIVDHLPKRAALLARLMQEM, from the coding sequence GTGAGCAAGCTCCTCCAGTACCTGACCGAACGCCGGAACGACATCCTGGGCGATGTGGAGGACTTCGTAACCCGCGAGTCCCCCTCGGACGACAAGGCGCGCATGGATGCCTTCTGTGAGTTTCTCGCCGGATACGCGAAAGGTTTCGGCGGCGAGGTGGAGGTTATCCCGGTAAAGGAGCGCGGCAACCACCTTCGAATAACGTGGGGGGATCACTCAGACGGCGAAAAGCCGATCCTCCTCGTCGGACACTTCGACACCGTCTGGCCGGTCGGCTCTTTCGGGAAGGACCCGTTCCGCATCGAGGACGGCGTCGCCTACGGCCCCGGTGTCTTCGATATGAAGGGCGGCCTCGTACAGGGTTTCTGGGCGATACGCGCCTTGCGGGAGCTCACCGATTTCGACCGGCCCGTCGTCTTTTTCTGCAACTCCGACGAGGAGGTTCACAGCTTCTACAGTCGGGATCTCATAGAAAAAGAAGCCCGAAACGCCCGCGCCGCCCTCGTCCTCGAATCGTCCAACGGCGGCAACATGACGACGAGCCGCAAGGGCGTCGGGGTCTATGATGTAGAGGTTACGGGGCGCGAATCACACGCCGGTTCCAACCCGTTCAAGGGCGTAAGCGCGGTAGACGAGCTGGCCCGCCACGTCCTCGAACTCCACTCCAACACGGACGCAGAGACCGGTACGACCGTGAACGTCGGGACGATAAGCGGCGGCACCCGCGTGAACGTCATAGCCGGAAAAGCGAAGGCGAAAGTAAACCTCCGCGTCATGGATGAGGTGGAAGCCGGGCGCATGGACGCCGTGATAAGAAACCTGAAACCGCATCACCCCGAAGCACTGGTGGAAGTAAGCGGCGGCATCGTCCGTCCGCCAATGCTCCGCTCCCCGGATGTAACCGCCCTCTACGAAAAGGCGAGGGAGATAGCGACCTCCGAACTCGGTTTCGACGCTCTAGGCGAGACAAAGTCCGGCGGCGGCTCGGACGGCAGCTTCTGCGCCGATGTGGGAACGCCGACCCTCGATGGCCTCGGCGCGGTCGGACAGGGAGCGCACGCGACGCACGAGCAGATCATCGTGGATCATTTGCCAAAACGGGCCGCCTTGTTGGCGAGGCTGATGCAGGAGATGTGA
- a CDS encoding carboxymuconolactone decarboxylase family protein, protein MPTHTMLGRSVGLSEDQLSHLLDRVPPEGVYTAKEAALVRYARVSSETIAIDDELYEELASHYEREALLEIWALVGVSNMINRFHATFHTDVDKEVLDAVEAGDSEFGACPLPSPAATQGGRRA, encoded by the coding sequence ATGCCGACCCACACGATGCTCGGTCGGAGCGTCGGGTTGTCGGAGGATCAACTCTCCCATCTGCTGGACAGGGTCCCGCCGGAGGGCGTTTATACCGCGAAAGAAGCCGCGCTCGTGCGGTACGCCCGCGTCTCGTCCGAGACCATCGCGATAGACGATGAGTTATACGAAGAGCTAGCCTCGCATTACGAGCGGGAGGCGTTGCTCGAGATCTGGGCGCTTGTAGGGGTGAGCAATATGATCAACCGCTTCCACGCGACCTTTCACACCGACGTTGATAAGGAAGTCCTCGATGCGGTGGAGGCCGGGGATTCGGAGTTCGGGGCCTGCCCCCTCCCGAGCCCGGCGGCGACGCAGGGCGGCAGACGGGCGTAG
- a CDS encoding carboxymuconolactone decarboxylase family protein, which produces MGRIPLVDENDPNAAPEAREILKVIEKKRGRVLNVYRGMANHPEIAGLVASLYVRARSGHLSEQEAELAYTAASAANNCHY; this is translated from the coding sequence ATGGGACGTATACCGCTGGTTGATGAGAACGACCCGAACGCCGCCCCCGAGGCGCGGGAGATTCTGAAGGTCATAGAGAAAAAGCGCGGACGAGTTCTGAACGTCTACCGGGGGATGGCGAACCACCCCGAGATCGCGGGCCTTGTTGCGAGCCTGTACGTTCGCGCGAGGAGCGGCCACCTCTCGGAGCAGGAGGCCGAGCTTGCCTACACGGCGGCGTCTGCGGCGAACAACTGCCACTACTGA
- a CDS encoding PQQ-dependent sugar dehydrogenase, whose product MWKRPARSVPLPRANPKTRLTLKLAGGTLILSALFAAGCGAGDAGSGDAGSSSVSEGRTTVVAQGEEPTEETAAASDASPVEVRATTLASGLELPWDVAFLPEGDALVTERDSNRLLRVTPEGEVLEVQTVDEATGGGEGGLLGVALSPDYESDGYVYAYYTTDDDNRIGRFQLGESPEPVFTGIPKAGNHNGGRMEFGPDGMLYVGTGDASEGALSQDRDSLAGKILRITPEGEVPDDNPVDGNPLYSLGHRNVQGLAWDAEGQLYASEFGQNTYDEANRIVAGENYGWPEVEGDGGEPEYVDPISTWATSEASPSGAAFLTDGAIPQWDGDFFMAALRGERLWRLEIENGEVTDREALLEGEYGRMRHVAQAPDGSLWVLTSNGQDDEIVRLAPAEES is encoded by the coding sequence ATGTGGAAGCGACCCGCCAGGAGCGTACCTTTGCCCCGCGCCAACCCCAAAACCCGCCTTACTCTTAAACTCGCCGGAGGAACCTTGATCCTCTCCGCGCTCTTCGCCGCCGGATGCGGGGCCGGTGACGCCGGATCCGGTGATGCCGGGTCGTCGTCCGTAAGCGAAGGCCGAACAACGGTCGTCGCGCAGGGTGAAGAGCCCACCGAAGAGACGGCCGCAGCCTCCGACGCCTCTCCGGTAGAAGTGCGGGCGACGACGCTCGCCTCCGGCCTCGAGCTCCCCTGGGACGTTGCGTTTCTGCCCGAGGGCGACGCGCTCGTGACGGAGCGCGACTCCAACCGGCTGCTGCGCGTAACCCCCGAAGGTGAGGTTTTGGAAGTCCAGACAGTAGACGAGGCTACGGGCGGCGGCGAGGGTGGTCTGCTCGGGGTCGCGCTCTCCCCGGACTACGAATCCGACGGCTACGTCTACGCCTACTACACCACCGACGACGACAACCGCATCGGGCGTTTTCAGTTGGGCGAATCGCCGGAGCCGGTCTTTACCGGCATCCCGAAGGCCGGAAACCACAACGGCGGGCGCATGGAATTCGGGCCGGACGGGATGCTCTACGTCGGGACGGGTGATGCTTCGGAAGGCGCCCTCTCGCAGGACAGGGACTCGCTCGCCGGGAAGATCCTCCGCATAACCCCCGAGGGCGAGGTTCCCGACGACAACCCGGTAGACGGCAACCCGCTCTACTCCCTCGGTCACCGCAACGTACAGGGTCTTGCGTGGGACGCCGAAGGCCAGCTCTATGCTTCGGAGTTTGGGCAGAATACCTACGATGAAGCAAACAGGATAGTCGCCGGGGAGAACTACGGCTGGCCCGAGGTCGAGGGCGACGGGGGAGAGCCGGAGTACGTTGACCCGATCTCCACCTGGGCGACAAGCGAGGCATCCCCGTCCGGAGCAGCCTTTCTGACGGACGGCGCAATTCCCCAGTGGGACGGGGATTTCTTTATGGCGGCCCTGCGCGGCGAGAGGCTCTGGAGGCTTGAGATAGAGAACGGCGAGGTAACGGACCGGGAGGCGTTGCTGGAAGGCGAGTACGGCAGGATGCGCCACGTGGCGCAGGCGCCGGACGGCTCGCTCTGGGTGCTTACCTCAAACGGTCAGGATGATGAGATCGTCCGCCTCGCCCCCGCCGAAGAGTCCTGA
- a CDS encoding ATP-dependent Clp protease adaptor ClpS — protein sequence MPSAAPAKPKTKRQSRTQGMPPYNVVLLDDDDHTYGYVIEMLNKVFGHPPEKGFELATEVDKNGRVIVMTTNLEVAELKRDEVHAFGPDPLMPRSKGSMSAVVERAG from the coding sequence ATGCCGAGCGCAGCACCCGCAAAGCCGAAGACAAAAAGGCAGAGCCGCACACAGGGCATGCCACCGTACAACGTCGTGCTGCTCGATGATGACGATCATACCTACGGCTACGTTATAGAGATGCTGAACAAGGTCTTTGGACACCCGCCGGAGAAGGGCTTCGAGCTTGCCACGGAGGTCGATAAAAACGGGCGGGTAATAGTGATGACGACGAACCTCGAAGTCGCGGAACTCAAGCGTGACGAGGTTCACGCCTTCGGCCCCGACCCGCTGATGCCGCGCAGCAAGGGCTCGATGAGCGCGGTGGTGGAGCGGGCGGGCTGA
- a CDS encoding enoyl-CoA hydratase, protein MIGAEKQTYENITVERDGELDSIVRVTMNRPKKRNALSLSHMEDLIHAFTQVESDRSVQAVILAGNGPAFCAGHDLKEMLGRDHEFYRRTFDVCTELMTKVQAIPQPVIAEVHSIATAAGCQLAATCDLVVAAEEAKFATPGVRIGLFCSTPMVALSRAVGQKKSMEMLLTGEFVGAEEAGRIGLANRVVPADRLRSTTRELARKISEASRMVVGIGKLAFYRQHEMPTSEAYAYTGEVMSHNATLADAQEGMGAFLEKRQPGWQNR, encoded by the coding sequence GTGATCGGAGCCGAAAAACAGACCTACGAAAACATCACCGTCGAGCGCGACGGGGAACTCGATTCCATTGTCCGCGTGACCATGAACCGCCCGAAAAAGCGGAACGCCCTGTCGCTCTCGCACATGGAGGATCTGATCCACGCCTTCACGCAGGTCGAGTCCGACAGGAGCGTTCAGGCCGTCATACTCGCCGGGAACGGCCCGGCCTTCTGCGCCGGACACGACCTGAAGGAGATGCTCGGCCGCGACCACGAGTTCTACCGCAGAACCTTCGACGTCTGCACGGAGCTTATGACGAAGGTTCAGGCCATCCCGCAGCCCGTGATCGCGGAGGTCCACTCCATCGCGACCGCCGCCGGATGCCAGCTCGCCGCGACCTGCGACCTTGTGGTTGCTGCCGAAGAGGCGAAGTTCGCGACACCGGGCGTCAGGATCGGCCTGTTTTGCTCCACCCCGATGGTCGCCCTGAGCCGGGCCGTCGGCCAGAAGAAATCCATGGAGATGCTCCTGACCGGGGAGTTCGTCGGGGCGGAGGAGGCCGGGAGGATCGGTCTCGCAAACCGCGTCGTCCCGGCGGACAGGCTGCGGTCCACGACCCGCGAGCTTGCCCGTAAGATCTCCGAGGCGAGCCGGATGGTCGTCGGGATCGGCAAGCTGGCCTTCTACCGCCAGCACGAGATGCCGACCTCCGAAGCCTACGCCTACACAGGAGAGGTCATGTCGCACAACGCAACGCTTGCGGACGCTCAGGAGGGCATGGGCGCTTTCCTTGAAAAGCGCCAGCCGGGGTGGCAGAACCGCTGA
- a CDS encoding PhzF family phenazine biosynthesis protein has protein sequence MSNLHVLKVFVGEDENGAAVGGNPLGVFLDGPEIPPSERQAVARDLGFSETVFVDDLERGELCIFTPASELPFAGHPLVGTAWLMLGEGFPLEILNPPAGEVPVRQSGGMTYISGRPEWAPPFGHLRLDLPGEVEALPGAPDGYGEVDVGVWAWEDEAAGRVRARVFVPELGVAEDEATGAHAVRLAAKLGRTLVIRQGVGSIIVAEPKPDGMVEIGGKVEIVEEREYGGKP, from the coding sequence ATGTCGAACCTGCACGTTTTGAAGGTCTTTGTCGGGGAGGATGAGAACGGTGCTGCGGTTGGAGGGAACCCGCTCGGCGTGTTTCTGGACGGCCCGGAGATACCGCCCTCCGAGCGGCAGGCCGTTGCCCGCGACCTCGGCTTCTCGGAGACGGTCTTTGTGGACGACCTCGAGCGGGGCGAGCTCTGTATCTTCACGCCCGCTTCGGAGCTACCGTTCGCCGGGCATCCGCTTGTCGGGACGGCGTGGCTGATGCTCGGGGAGGGTTTTCCTCTTGAGATACTGAATCCACCCGCCGGAGAAGTCCCCGTCAGGCAGTCGGGCGGGATGACCTACATCTCCGGCAGGCCGGAGTGGGCGCCGCCCTTCGGGCATCTGCGGCTGGATCTGCCCGGTGAGGTCGAGGCTCTCCCCGGAGCGCCGGACGGTTACGGGGAGGTAGACGTCGGGGTGTGGGCCTGGGAGGACGAGGCGGCGGGGCGCGTGCGGGCGCGGGTCTTCGTGCCGGAGCTTGGCGTGGCGGAGGACGAGGCGACCGGGGCGCACGCCGTGAGGCTGGCGGCGAAGCTCGGAAGAACGCTCGTAATCCGTCAGGGGGTTGGTTCGATCATCGTCGCCGAGCCGAAGCCGGATGGTATGGTTGAGATCGGCGGAAAGGTCGAGATAGTCGAGGAACGGGAATACGGAGGCAAGCCGTGA
- a CDS encoding acyl--CoA ligase family protein has protein sequence MSHQEKVYRSELTPVSFLRRASYMFPDHTAVVNAEHRYSYRELEGRVNRLSNRLRDADLEKGDRVAFLCPNIPPLLEAHFALPAAGIVLVAINTRLSADEVAYILEHSQAKMLFVDHELEHLAAGVEIEKVRIDDTGEAGDPYEDYLAGGSPEAPESVLEDEEETITINYTSGTTGRPKGVMYTHRGAYLSALGNVIEAGIDYRTRYLWTLPMFHCNGWTYPWAVTAIAGTHVCLRKVEAPRIWEMFESEGITHYCAAPTVQIAIVNADEKHELDGRVRAMIAGAPPSPTLLSQLSELNIDPVHIYGLTETYGPITTSAPRKSWETLDADRRAALMARQGQAYVTSDLARVVDDKNKDIPQGGETMGEIVFHGNMVMKGYLDNAEATAEAFEGGWYHTGDVALWHDDGYIEIRDRSKDVIISGGENISTIEVEQAIARHEAVLEAAVVAIPDEKWGERPKAFVTLKRGKEASEGEIIAFCKEKIARYKAPAAVDFVDELPKTSTGKIQKYVLREKEWSGRDKQVN, from the coding sequence ATGAGCCACCAGGAGAAGGTCTACCGCAGCGAGCTGACACCCGTGAGCTTCCTGAGACGCGCCTCGTACATGTTCCCCGACCACACCGCCGTCGTCAACGCGGAGCACCGCTACTCCTACCGCGAGCTCGAGGGGCGCGTCAACCGGCTGTCGAACCGCCTGCGCGACGCCGACCTCGAAAAAGGCGACCGGGTGGCCTTTCTCTGCCCGAACATCCCGCCGCTCCTCGAAGCCCACTTCGCCCTGCCCGCCGCCGGGATAGTCCTTGTCGCCATAAACACCCGGCTCTCCGCCGACGAGGTCGCCTATATCCTTGAACACTCACAGGCGAAGATGCTCTTCGTGGACCACGAACTAGAGCACCTCGCCGCCGGGGTCGAGATCGAGAAGGTCAGGATAGACGACACCGGGGAGGCGGGCGACCCCTACGAGGACTACCTCGCCGGGGGATCGCCGGAAGCCCCCGAGAGCGTCCTCGAAGACGAGGAGGAGACGATCACGATCAACTACACCTCCGGGACGACGGGCCGCCCGAAGGGCGTTATGTACACGCACCGGGGGGCGTACCTCTCCGCGCTCGGGAACGTTATCGAGGCCGGGATAGACTACAGGACGCGCTACCTCTGGACGCTCCCGATGTTCCACTGCAACGGCTGGACGTACCCCTGGGCCGTGACGGCGATCGCCGGGACGCACGTCTGCCTCAGAAAGGTCGAGGCGCCGAGAATCTGGGAGATGTTCGAGTCGGAGGGGATAACCCACTACTGCGCCGCCCCGACGGTTCAGATAGCCATCGTCAACGCCGACGAGAAGCACGAGCTGGATGGGCGCGTGCGGGCCATGATCGCGGGCGCGCCACCCTCCCCCACCCTTCTCTCCCAGCTCTCGGAACTCAACATAGACCCGGTCCACATCTACGGCCTGACCGAGACCTACGGCCCCATCACCACGAGCGCCCCGAGAAAGAGTTGGGAAACGCTCGACGCAGACAGACGCGCCGCGCTGATGGCGCGTCAGGGACAGGCCTACGTTACATCGGACCTCGCCCGGGTCGTGGACGATAAAAACAAAGACATACCGCAGGGCGGCGAGACTATGGGTGAGATCGTCTTTCACGGCAACATGGTGATGAAGGGCTATCTGGACAATGCGGAAGCGACCGCCGAGGCTTTCGAGGGCGGCTGGTATCATACCGGCGATGTGGCGTTGTGGCACGACGATGGGTACATCGAGATCCGGGATCGGAGCAAGGACGTGATCATCTCCGGCGGGGAGAACATCTCGACGATCGAGGTGGAGCAGGCAATAGCCAGGCACGAGGCCGTTCTGGAGGCCGCCGTCGTGGCGATACCGGACGAGAAGTGGGGCGAGCGTCCGAAGGCGTTCGTCACGTTGAAGCGCGGCAAAGAGGCCTCCGAGGGGGAGATCATTGCGTTCTGCAAGGAGAAGATCGCCCGCTACAAAGCCCCGGCGGCGGTGGACTTCGTGGACGAGCTGCCGAAGACCTCCACCGGGAAGATCCAGAAATACGTCCTGCGCGAAAAGGAATGGTCGGGGCGCGACAAGCAGGTGAACTAG